From the genome of Amycolatopsis sp. NBC_01488, one region includes:
- a CDS encoding 4-hydroxy-3-methylbut-2-enyl diphosphate reductase: MSSASPGIEPAGTPTITGTASGKRVLLAKPRGYCAGVDRAVIAVEKALEVYGAPVYVRKEIVHNKHVVETLRERGAIFVDETSEVPEGALVVFSAHGVSPMVHAEAADRNLRTIDATCPLVTKVHKEVNRFAKDDYDILLIGHEGHEEVEGTAGEAPDKVQLVDTAEDVDKVEVRDPSKVIWLSQTTLSVDETMERVDQLRERFPGLADPPSDDICYATTNRQVAVKAMAAECDLVLVVGSTNSSNSKRLVEVALKAGARASYLVDFAHEVDEAWLSGVTTVGVTSGASVPDELVMDLLAWLAERGYGDVDEVTTANEKITFAPPKELRKV, from the coding sequence ATGAGTTCAGCGAGTCCCGGAATCGAGCCCGCGGGTACCCCGACGATCACCGGCACCGCTTCCGGCAAGCGGGTGCTGCTCGCCAAGCCCCGTGGTTACTGCGCCGGCGTCGACCGCGCGGTGATCGCCGTCGAGAAGGCTCTCGAGGTCTACGGCGCCCCGGTGTACGTCCGCAAGGAGATCGTGCACAACAAGCACGTGGTCGAGACGCTGCGCGAGCGCGGCGCGATCTTCGTCGACGAGACGTCCGAGGTGCCCGAGGGCGCGCTGGTGGTGTTTTCCGCCCACGGCGTCTCGCCGATGGTGCACGCGGAGGCGGCCGACCGGAACCTGCGCACGATCGACGCGACCTGCCCCCTGGTGACGAAGGTGCACAAGGAGGTCAACCGGTTCGCGAAGGACGACTACGACATCCTGCTGATCGGCCACGAAGGCCACGAAGAGGTGGAGGGCACGGCCGGCGAGGCGCCGGACAAGGTCCAGCTGGTCGACACGGCCGAGGACGTCGACAAGGTCGAGGTCCGCGACCCGTCGAAGGTGATCTGGCTGTCCCAGACGACGCTGTCGGTCGACGAGACGATGGAGCGCGTCGACCAGCTCCGCGAGCGCTTCCCCGGCTTGGCGGACCCGCCGAGCGACGACATTTGCTACGCGACGACGAACCGCCAGGTCGCGGTCAAGGCGATGGCGGCGGAGTGCGACCTGGTCCTGGTGGTCGGCTCGACGAACTCGTCCAACTCGAAGCGCCTGGTCGAGGTGGCCCTGAAGGCGGGTGCTCGGGCGTCGTACCTGGTCGACTTCGCGCACGAAGTCGACGAGGCGTGGCTGTCCGGCGTGACGACGGTCGGGGTGACCTCGGGAGCGTCGGTGCCGGACGAGCTGGTGATGGACCTGCTGGCGTGGCTCGCCGAGCGCGGCTACGGCGACGTCGACGAAGTGACGACGGCGAACGAGAAGATCACCTTCGCGCCGCCGAAGGAGCTGCGGAAGGTCTGA
- a CDS encoding DUF6542 domain-containing protein, which produces MTAIRDRQSDPDADDVPVPWDERPVVGSRRGLPWWAAVLVGLGLAVVGALIGKPSQGSIPVIFTVCYIAGAVIAVCAVRRRGLFGPMVMPPLVLAVTVPGVILLTSGSQGDDMLSKALNIGTPLINGFPTMAITTGLTLLIGFVRMFRERDPDAPKKGKADRRRADEDDEKPSTRAAATSVGGRPRPSGSNRTGQTPVPPSDRRGREGEPPRRPRPPADGERRAPRAGAPAERDRGARKPPPAGRRTPPPADSDPRRRGDAPRRRPRPPAEDGRDTPPPRRPSGGRGAPPRRNRPWDDEER; this is translated from the coding sequence GTGACCGCGATTCGCGATCGCCAGAGCGATCCAGATGCCGACGACGTCCCCGTGCCGTGGGACGAGCGTCCTGTCGTCGGTTCGAGGCGCGGGCTGCCGTGGTGGGCGGCGGTCCTGGTCGGCCTCGGCCTGGCGGTCGTAGGCGCCCTCATCGGCAAGCCGAGCCAAGGCAGCATCCCGGTGATCTTCACCGTCTGCTACATCGCCGGGGCCGTCATCGCGGTCTGCGCGGTGCGGCGGCGGGGCCTGTTCGGGCCGATGGTGATGCCGCCGCTGGTGCTGGCCGTGACCGTGCCCGGTGTGATCCTGCTGACCTCGGGGTCCCAGGGCGACGACATGCTGTCCAAGGCCCTGAACATCGGCACCCCGCTGATCAACGGCTTCCCGACCATGGCGATCACCACCGGCCTCACGCTGCTGATCGGCTTCGTCCGGATGTTCCGCGAGCGCGACCCCGACGCCCCGAAGAAGGGCAAGGCCGACCGCCGCCGGGCGGACGAGGACGACGAAAAGCCGTCCACGCGCGCCGCGGCGACGTCGGTCGGCGGGCGTCCGCGGCCGTCCGGGTCGAACCGCACGGGCCAGACGCCGGTGCCCCCGAGCGACCGCCGTGGCCGCGAAGGCGAACCGCCGCGGCGTCCGCGCCCGCCCGCGGATGGCGAACGCCGAGCGCCACGCGCCGGCGCGCCTGCCGAACGCGACCGCGGCGCCCGCAAGCCTCCGCCGGCCGGCCGGCGCACCCCGCCCCCCGCGGACAGCGACCCCCGCCGGCGCGGCGACGCACCGCGGCGGCGTCCGCGCCCGCCCGCGGAAGACGGCCGTGACACGCCGCCGCCCCGCCGCCCGTCCGGTGGGCGGGGTGCCCCGCCGCGCCGGAACCGTCCCTGGGACGACGAAGAGCGCTGA
- the rmuC gene encoding DNA recombination protein RmuC → MATVLTTAAIVLAVLLLFAVAVLWRLYNDGMRRADAAARLVAAERAKSDQQQLALRRYEVAFASISGRGELGEQVLVETARALGLRENLHFTLQTDVGGGGSAKPDMVLRVGGDRTVPVDAKASMAIWAEAVETNDPDERIDALRAHVRQVRSRAAELAGKGYQRWADAIYGTIMFVPSDAAVVAALDTDPELLRWLIDRRVFLCGPTGFGVLASAALFAASDRTLEADVEQVRAGAAAAHRAAGGAVEALNLSSTHLQRFLSARRRELEALETFRATVAPLTDAAGSPAAVPQVRKGDELAAS, encoded by the coding sequence GTGGCGACAGTGCTGACCACCGCGGCGATCGTGCTCGCGGTTCTGCTGCTGTTCGCCGTCGCGGTGCTGTGGCGGCTCTACAACGACGGGATGCGCCGGGCGGACGCGGCGGCCCGGCTGGTGGCGGCCGAGCGGGCGAAGTCGGACCAGCAGCAGCTGGCGCTGCGCCGTTACGAGGTCGCGTTCGCCTCGATCAGCGGGCGCGGCGAACTGGGCGAGCAGGTGCTGGTGGAGACGGCGCGGGCGCTCGGGCTGCGCGAGAACCTGCACTTCACCCTGCAGACGGACGTGGGCGGCGGCGGCTCGGCGAAGCCGGACATGGTGCTGCGGGTGGGCGGCGACCGCACGGTGCCGGTGGACGCGAAGGCCAGCATGGCGATCTGGGCGGAGGCGGTGGAGACCAACGACCCCGACGAGCGGATCGACGCGTTGCGAGCGCACGTGCGGCAGGTCCGTTCCCGGGCGGCCGAGCTGGCGGGCAAGGGGTACCAGCGCTGGGCCGACGCGATCTACGGAACGATCATGTTCGTCCCGTCCGACGCCGCGGTGGTCGCGGCCTTGGACACCGATCCGGAGCTGCTGCGCTGGCTCATCGACCGGCGGGTGTTCCTGTGCGGGCCGACCGGGTTCGGGGTGCTGGCTTCGGCGGCGTTGTTCGCGGCGAGCGACCGGACGCTGGAGGCCGACGTCGAGCAGGTGCGAGCCGGCGCGGCGGCCGCGCACCGGGCGGCGGGCGGCGCGGTGGAGGCGCTGAACCTGTCGAGCACGCACCTTCAGCGGTTCCTGTCGGCGCGACGGCGGGAACTGGAGGCGCTGGAGACGTTCCGGGCGACGGTGGCCCCGCTGACGGACGCGGCGGGCAGCCCGGCGGCGGTTCCCCAGGTACGGAAGGGGGACGAACTGGCGGCCAGCTGA
- a CDS encoding exonuclease SbcCD subunit D: protein MRFLHTSDWHVGRTFHGADLLAEQEAVLGHLADLVAGEAIDAVLVAGDIYDRAVPSAEAVRVATAAVARIRAAGAQLVVTPGNHDSAPRLGAFAEFAAAGGLHLRTTVGGLAEPVLLDDDHGPVAVYGIPYLEPEPARHALGVPDARGHTGVLTEAMRRIRADLGTRPGVRSVVLAHAFVTGGEPTDSERTIAVGGVEQVPGSVFDGVDYVALGHLHGPQTLAEHLRYSGSPLAYSFSEARQRKSVWLVDLDASGLAEVRRHELPVPRALATLRGPLEDLLADPAHDRFLEHFLSVTVTDPVRPVDAMRRLRERFPHAVHLEWEPEGGYSGAPLRYSDAVRGRSDIEISRSFLDDCRGSAPTESEEQLLFKALEAADRGALAK, encoded by the coding sequence GTGAGATTCCTGCACACCTCCGACTGGCACGTCGGCCGCACGTTCCACGGCGCCGACCTGCTCGCGGAACAGGAAGCGGTGCTCGGGCACCTCGCCGACCTCGTGGCCGGCGAGGCGATCGACGCCGTCCTGGTGGCAGGCGACATCTACGACCGCGCGGTGCCGTCGGCCGAGGCCGTCCGGGTGGCCACCGCGGCGGTAGCGCGGATCCGCGCCGCCGGCGCGCAACTGGTCGTCACGCCCGGGAACCACGACTCCGCCCCGCGGCTGGGCGCCTTCGCGGAGTTCGCCGCGGCGGGCGGCCTCCACCTGCGCACCACCGTCGGCGGGCTGGCCGAGCCGGTCCTCCTGGACGACGACCACGGCCCGGTCGCCGTCTACGGAATCCCTTACCTGGAGCCGGAACCCGCGCGCCACGCGCTGGGCGTGCCGGACGCGCGCGGCCACACCGGCGTGCTCACCGAGGCCATGCGGCGGATCCGTGCTGACCTCGGAACCCGGCCGGGCGTCCGGTCGGTCGTGCTCGCGCACGCGTTCGTCACCGGCGGCGAGCCGACCGACTCCGAGCGCACGATCGCGGTCGGCGGCGTCGAACAGGTACCCGGCTCGGTCTTCGACGGCGTCGACTACGTCGCGCTCGGCCACCTCCACGGCCCGCAGACGCTGGCCGAACACCTGCGGTACTCCGGCAGTCCGCTGGCGTACTCGTTTTCCGAGGCGCGGCAACGCAAATCGGTCTGGCTGGTCGACCTGGACGCAAGCGGGCTCGCCGAAGTCCGCCGCCACGAGCTGCCGGTGCCGAGGGCGCTGGCCACCCTCCGCGGCCCGCTCGAAGACCTGCTCGCCGACCCGGCGCACGACCGGTTCCTCGAGCACTTCCTGTCGGTCACGGTCACCGACCCGGTCCGCCCGGTGGACGCGATGCGGCGCCTGCGTGAGCGGTTCCCGCACGCGGTGCACCTGGAGTGGGAGCCCGAGGGCGGGTACAGCGGCGCCCCGCTGCGCTACTCCGACGCCGTGCGCGGCCGGTCGGACATCGAGATCTCGCGCAGCTTCCTCGACGACTGCCGAGGTTCCGCGCCGACCGAGAGCGAAGAGCAGCTTCTGTTCAAGGCCCTGGAAGCGGCCGACCGGGGGGCGCTCGCGAAATGA
- a CDS encoding SMC family ATPase, with protein sequence MRLHRLEVEAFGPYSAREVVDFDVLGADGLFLLHGETGAGKTTLLDAIAFALFGVVPGARNEAKRLRCDLAERDQVTEVALELTVQGHRLKIVRNPEYQRPKRRGEGTTTQQARVSLSWVGTAPAGLAPEGLIRIEEVARTVERLLGMTAAQFFQVVLLPQGEFARFLRSDTAEREKLLERLFGTERFADVERWFADLRAERGRELEYQQGKVRELLARYAQEAQQDAPEADVAEWVDVVLAASGERVRQATAEEERARAAAQRADVYLQEERSGAEKIRRVRTAHLRLVEITEQAPQRAEWAQEVAAARRAAGVAVEADLLDRRAAELTEAEQAEKERGARLREFGTRATGDLKARAATAREEAGAVAELVAEAEQQQLDVMRRDDRKLAAVTAGQQVEELTTELAAIPGQLAKLRADALEAAEAEAKLDGARARVDELRAFARDAAELPEARAKVERGEAKLREVVDAHQAARQRRLDLRERRLDGMAAELAAALPEGAPCPVCGSAEHPAPANRDVELVDPAEERAAEEAEQAADTVRQRVVVALEEAKARLAGLLERLGERTAESVTAELVEARATVASLTQQAAGKAKLSEQVVLLERDLELRAERRRQAEQAATEATTDVRALEERLAERERRLVAGRGEFADVSARREHLLGLAEALEGVAEARTAVVGARERVAQQRALVEAAVKAKGFTSLKKARAAMLPDEQIEKLEQGIAEAEAAAAGARALLSEPDLFGISPDDVADVDRAADSAQLARARADSAYAALRVATAHHEELTRLAALLRKALAGLAPAEAAYAELRALADVVNGRGQNSRKMSLRSYVLAARLEEVAVAATHRLRTMSQGRYSFVHSDAAGARGTRGGLGIDVLDDYSGTIRPAKTLSGGESFLASLALALGLADVVAGETGGALLDTLFVDEGFGTLDAETLDVVMNILDELRAGGRVVGLVSHVEELRQRIPTRLRVRKSRTGSTVEVRAG encoded by the coding sequence ATGAGGCTGCACAGGCTGGAGGTCGAGGCCTTCGGGCCGTACAGCGCACGCGAAGTGGTCGACTTCGACGTGCTCGGCGCCGACGGTCTCTTCCTCCTGCACGGCGAAACCGGCGCCGGCAAGACCACGCTGCTCGACGCGATCGCGTTCGCGCTGTTCGGCGTGGTTCCCGGCGCCCGCAACGAGGCCAAGCGGCTGCGCTGCGACCTGGCCGAGCGCGACCAGGTCACCGAGGTCGCGCTGGAGCTCACCGTGCAGGGCCACCGGCTGAAGATCGTGCGCAACCCGGAGTACCAGCGGCCGAAGCGGCGCGGCGAGGGCACGACGACGCAGCAGGCGCGGGTGTCGTTGAGCTGGGTCGGCACCGCGCCGGCCGGGCTGGCGCCGGAGGGCCTGATCCGGATCGAGGAGGTCGCGCGCACGGTCGAGCGGCTGCTCGGGATGACCGCGGCCCAGTTCTTCCAGGTGGTGCTGCTGCCGCAGGGCGAGTTCGCCCGGTTCCTGCGGTCGGACACCGCCGAGCGCGAGAAGCTGCTGGAGCGGCTGTTCGGCACCGAGCGCTTCGCCGACGTCGAACGCTGGTTCGCCGACCTGCGGGCCGAGCGCGGCCGGGAACTCGAGTACCAGCAAGGGAAAGTGCGCGAGCTGCTGGCGAGGTACGCGCAGGAAGCGCAGCAGGACGCGCCCGAGGCGGACGTGGCGGAGTGGGTCGACGTCGTGCTGGCGGCGTCCGGAGAACGCGTCCGACAGGCGACCGCGGAGGAGGAGCGGGCGCGCGCCGCGGCTCAGCGCGCGGACGTCTACCTGCAGGAGGAACGATCCGGCGCGGAGAAGATCCGGCGGGTCCGCACCGCGCACCTGCGGCTCGTCGAGATCACCGAGCAGGCGCCGCAACGCGCGGAGTGGGCCCAGGAGGTCGCGGCCGCGCGGCGGGCTGCCGGCGTCGCAGTGGAGGCCGACCTGCTGGATCGGCGCGCCGCCGAGCTGACCGAAGCGGAGCAGGCAGAAAAGGAACGCGGCGCGCGGTTGCGGGAGTTCGGCACCCGGGCGACGGGCGACCTCAAGGCCCGCGCGGCCACCGCGCGGGAAGAGGCCGGTGCGGTCGCGGAGCTCGTCGCCGAGGCCGAACAGCAGCAGCTCGACGTCATGCGGCGGGACGACCGGAAGCTGGCCGCCGTCACGGCCGGGCAGCAGGTCGAAGAGCTGACCACCGAGCTGGCCGCGATTCCCGGTCAGCTGGCCAAACTGCGGGCGGACGCGCTCGAAGCGGCCGAGGCCGAAGCCAAGCTCGACGGCGCGCGGGCACGTGTCGATGAGCTGCGGGCCTTCGCGCGCGATGCGGCCGAGCTGCCGGAGGCTCGGGCGAAGGTCGAGCGTGGCGAGGCGAAGCTGCGCGAGGTCGTCGACGCGCACCAGGCGGCCCGGCAGCGTCGGCTGGACCTGCGCGAGCGGCGGCTCGACGGGATGGCGGCCGAACTGGCCGCCGCACTGCCGGAGGGCGCGCCCTGTCCGGTCTGCGGGTCCGCCGAGCACCCGGCGCCCGCCAACCGGGACGTCGAACTCGTCGACCCAGCCGAAGAACGGGCGGCCGAGGAAGCCGAGCAGGCCGCCGACACGGTGCGGCAGCGGGTCGTCGTCGCATTGGAAGAGGCGAAAGCGCGGCTGGCGGGCCTGCTGGAACGGCTCGGCGAGCGCACGGCCGAGTCGGTCACGGCCGAGCTGGTCGAAGCCCGCGCGACCGTCGCCTCGCTGACGCAGCAAGCGGCCGGGAAGGCGAAGCTCAGCGAGCAGGTCGTCCTCCTCGAACGTGATCTCGAGCTGCGAGCCGAGCGGCGTCGCCAGGCCGAGCAGGCGGCGACCGAGGCCACGACCGACGTCCGGGCCCTGGAAGAACGGCTGGCCGAGCGCGAACGCCGGCTCGTCGCCGGGCGCGGCGAGTTCGCGGACGTCTCGGCCCGGCGGGAACACCTGCTCGGGCTGGCCGAGGCGCTCGAAGGGGTCGCCGAGGCTCGGACGGCCGTCGTGGGTGCCCGGGAGCGGGTCGCCCAGCAGCGCGCGCTGGTCGAAGCGGCGGTCAAGGCGAAGGGGTTCACGTCGCTGAAGAAGGCGCGGGCCGCGATGCTGCCGGACGAGCAGATCGAGAAGCTGGAGCAGGGCATCGCCGAGGCCGAGGCGGCCGCGGCGGGAGCGCGGGCGTTGCTGTCCGAGCCGGACCTGTTCGGGATCTCGCCGGACGACGTCGCGGACGTCGACCGGGCGGCCGACTCGGCCCAGCTGGCGCGGGCGCGGGCAGACTCGGCGTACGCGGCGCTGCGGGTGGCGACCGCTCACCACGAAGAGCTGACCCGGCTGGCGGCTCTGCTGCGCAAGGCCCTCGCCGGCCTCGCCCCGGCCGAAGCGGCGTACGCCGAGTTGCGCGCGCTCGCGGACGTCGTCAACGGGCGCGGGCAGAACAGCCGGAAGATGTCGCTGCGCTCGTACGTGCTGGCGGCGCGGCTCGAGGAGGTGGCGGTCGCGGCCACCCACCGGCTGCGGACGATGAGCCAGGGACGGTACTCGTTCGTGCACTCGGACGCGGCGGGCGCGCGCGGCACCCGAGGTGGGCTCGGCATCGACGTGCTGGACGACTACTCGGGCACCATCCGCCCGGCGAAGACGCTGTCCGGGGGTGAGTCGTTCCTCGCGTCGCTGGCCCTGGCGCTGGGGCTGGCGGACGTCGTCGCCGGGGAGACCGGCGGCGCGCTGCTGGACACGCTGTTCGTCGACGAGGGGTTCGGCACGCTGGACGCCGAGACGCTGGACGTCGTGATGAACATCCTCGACGAGCTCCGCGCGGGCGGCCGGGTGGTGGGCCTGGTGTCGCACGTCGAGGAGCTGCGGCAGCGCATCCCAACGCGGCTGAGGGTCCGCAAGTCCCGAACGGGTTCGACGGTGGAGGTGCGCGCGGGCTGA
- a CDS encoding DUF1737 domain-containing protein has protein sequence MTDQPPNGLPRYRLLTGPDDAKFCHRVSEALDLGYRLHGSPAATFDGTQVIVAQALLWHGEQG, from the coding sequence ATGACGGACCAGCCGCCGAACGGCCTGCCCCGCTACCGCCTGCTCACCGGCCCGGACGACGCGAAGTTCTGCCACCGGGTGAGCGAGGCACTGGACCTCGGCTACCGCCTCCACGGCTCACCGGCCGCAACCTTCGACGGCACCCAGGTGATCGTGGCGCAGGCCCTCCTGTGGCACGGCGAGCAAGGCTGA